The Halotia branconii CENA392 region GCTTTTAGGCTCTTGTTTTCCTTTAATAAATTAAGAGGTACTGAGTCAGTAACTGAGTCTAATAAGCTAGGGGTTAATTGGATGGTTTGCTTAATTAGACCTCTTTGGGAATCCCACAGGTTAACTTCGCCGCTTTCTGATGCACTAGCGAAGTTCAGACCGTCTGGACTAACAGTAATAGCTTTGATGGCAGCATTTTGGGCGCTTCGGAGGGTCGAAACTAGAACACCACTATTTACATTCCATTGGTAGATATTGTTGTCATCACCCCCAGCAATCACAATTGTTCCGCCACGGTTGAAAGCAACTGTTCTCAATGCTTTAGTAGCTTTGCTGAAAACTTTTAACTGTCTACCTTCAATTACATCCCACAGTCTAACTGTGGCATCCTCGCTGACACTGGCTAGCTGATTGGTATTCTTGGGGTTAGGATTAAAGGCGATCGCTGTTACTCTATTCGCATGACCAAGCAGAACTTTTAGCAACTTACCTTCTTTAAGATTCCATACATAGATTCGACCTTGGTCATCTCCACTAGCTAAGAGGGTGCTATCGCTATTGAAGGCGACGCTATTGACGAAACGCTCGTGTCCCTCAAAAAACCTAACTAGTTTGTTGGTTGTTGAGTCCCATACAGCTACTTTGAGGTCTTCTCCGGAACTAGCTATGAACTTGCCATCTGGACTGGTAGCAAGTGTCCTTGGCGGGTTCTCAGATGCTTGGAGGATAGCCTCTTGTTTGCCGCTAGCTATGTCCCAACGCCGCACTACGGTGTCTTTGCCGACGCTAGCCAGTTTGCCATCTGCGGTATAAGCAAGCCCAGCGATCGCAGCACCTGTTCCGCTCTTGATCGTTCGGACTACCTTTCCACTCTTGACATCTAGCAAGGCGATTTCGCCTTTTGCAGTTCCACTGGCGAGGGTCTCTCCTTTAGGGCTAAAAGTAGCCGTAGTGACTTTAACAGAATTTTTTGAAACCTCTTGAGCTGGTGTATATCCTTCTATTTGACCTAAGAAGAGTATGAGTAATATCGTGCAGCAAAATAACGTTAGGTATCTAAAACTTCGACTCATTGTTTCATAATCCTCAGTTTATAATCCTTAACAAAATTGTGATTTCCTAAAAGACAGCCTTCTATGATCTAGATCAACATTTTTAAAATCATTCATTCCGCAGGTTAACGCGACAATTTTGGGATTTTTCATCAATCATTTAAAATCTGTTTTTTAGGCATTCAAAGATGATAAGAAACGCTAAATATGTGTCTTCATTGGGTTTAAGACATTTAGCATGATTTTTGTTTTGATGACATAACTCGCGGAATGATTTAGTATCTTGAGTTTTTCACCACTCAAAAACCTATTTTGGAGAATCCTTATTTTCGGGATGTTCTCAAATAGTCTTTCGTCAGAGGTAAAAATTTAGTGATCCTAAAATGCTTATCTGTCATTAGGCTGAAATCATCACAGATAAAATAAAACCTGATGAATCAAGGTTTTAAATATTTGACCTGTTTCCAGATAACTAAATTATTGATATGTCTATTGAAAATCAAAATCCCTGACCAATCAAATAGAACTTACCCAGCACAGCAGGATATTCCTGAGAGTGAAAGGTAGCTCAGACGCTTAATACTAGGCATTTCTGATGAACAATAAAGAGAAAATTTCTTATCAATAAGATCTTATCCTTTAAGAGGTCAAAGGACGTATAAGCCTTTGTTAGTAGGACTTAAAACGTTTGATTAGCTCTTGAAATTGTGAGGGTAAATAGTGCGTAACTTGATAATAGGGAACAATAGCAAAGAGATAATTTCGTCAAAGGAATTTTTCTTCGCTGTTGACAATGTGAAAACATTTTATACCCTAGTATTGAGTATATTTTCTTTCTAGCTAAATATGCTTAAAGATTTGGTAAATTTTTCAATTAGCCTTCAAATAAGGACTTCTCAGACAAATATCAATTAAGATGACTGACTATTATGCACTTAGTAATATCATTACATCTTTGATGGTGTGTATACAATTGCAAACATTTTCATACTTTGTTTTTGAATATATCACTTGCTATATCTGATTGTTAAAAAAATTCAAAAACTGTAAAGCAAAAAAGACCTCGTTACATTAACGCACAATCTTTAAACTCTATCTAAAGACATAAATTAAGTATTGATTAGTAAAAAAAATGTCACCTAATTTTTAACTTGGAATTTAGGTTTTATCTTAGTCCTTGACCGTCCATCAGCAATTACGGGTATTTCCACGCTATAAAAATAATAATGAAGATTAAAAAGAAACGAAATGCCCTGCGCCAATCACTGGCAGTTTTCCGTTATAGCGGACGGGCTATAGGCTTGGTGTGGAATACTAGCCGCTTTTTGACAATTATCTTAGCTACTTTGACTTTAGCGGCTGGTTTGTTACCAGCAGCGATCGCCTACCTTGGTAAGCTAATTGTGGATGCGGTAGTTTTGGCTTCTCAATCAGATGGCGGTAGTTTTGTCAATATTTCTCGCCCATTATTATATGTAGGATTAGAAGCGATCGCAGTTGCTTTATTAGCAGGTTGTCAGCGAGGACTCTCCATTTGTCAATCACTATTGCGGGTGCTACTAGGTCAAAAAGTCAATGTACTTATTTTAGAAAAAGCTTTGACGCTTGACCTTAGACAGTTTGAAGATTCAGAATTTTATGACAAATTGACCAATGCTCGACGAGAAGCATCAGTTCGCCCCCTTTCTTTGGTAACTCGCACCTTCGGATTGGTGCAAAGTGGGCTTTCCCTGATTACCTACGGCGCTTTGCTGGTGAACTTTTCAGTTTGGGCAGTAATCGTGTTGATTCTAGCAGCGATGCCTGCATTTATTGCAGAAACCAAGTTTGCCGGGCAAGCCTTTCGCCTATTTAGTTGGCGTGCGCCCGAAACCCGCCAACAGCACTATATAGAAAACCTCTTAGCTAGAGAAGACTTTGCTACAGAAGTCAAACTCTATCAGTTAGGAGAAATGTTATTAAGCCGTTACCACAATATTTTTAATCAACTTTATGGCGAAGACCGCAACTTGACTCTGCGGCGGGGATTGTGGGGATATCTGTTGAGTTTAGTGAGTACTGCTGCTTTTTACATAGCTTACGCTTGGATAGTTGTAGAAACTGTCTTAGGTAGAATCTCCTTAGGAGATATGACAATGTATCTCATCGTCTTTCGCCAAGGACAGTCTACTTTCTCCAGTGCCTTGACTTCGATTGGGGGAATGTATGAAGACAATCTTTATCTTTCAAATCTCTACGACTTTTTAGAAGAAGAAGTCCCACAGCCTTGGGGTCAAGCAACTATTGGTATCAATCCCCAAGATGGTATCCGCTTTGAGAATGTGTCGTTTACCTATCCAGGTAGTTCTAGACCTGCATTGAGAAACATTTCCCTACATCTCAAACCAGGAGAAAAACTAGCAATTGTAGGTGAGAATGGTTCCGGCAAGACAACCTTAATCAAACTACTTACCCGACTTTACACCCCAGACTCAGGACGGATTTTTTTAGATGGTTTGGACTTGCAAGAATGGGATGTGGATGTACTGCGCCGTCGGATTGGGGTAATTTTTCAGAACTTTGTCCGCTATCAATTCACCGTGGGAGAGAATATCGGCATCGGCGATGTAGAACACATAGAAGATCAAATCCGTTGGCAAAATGCAGCTCAAAAAGGCATGGCTCAACCTTTCATAGAACAATTGCCTGAAGATTTCCGCACACAGCTTGGTCGTTGGTTCAAGGGAGGACAAGAACTTTCTGGAGGACAATGGCAAAAAATCGCCTTAGCTCGTGCTTTTATGCGAAATCGGGCAGATATTCTGGTTTTAGATGAACCAACATCAGCAATGGATGCTCAAGCTGAGTTTGATATTTTTAATCATTTTCGCTCCCTGACTCAAGAACAGATGGTGTTCTTGATTTCTCACCGCTTCTCAACGGTACGGATGGCTGACAAAATCGCAGTGATAGAAAACGGAGAAGTTGTAGAACAAGGGACTCATGAGGAGTTGTTAAAAAATCAGGGACGTTATGCCAAGCTGTTTTTATTACAAGCGGCGGGTTATAAATAATTGGGAATGGGGCATGGGGCATGGGGCATTGGGCAGGGAAAATGGGAAGAAAGATTTTTATTTTGTCTTGCGAATGCTATTTCATGGGTATCTGTTGCACCTTTGAACTTGAAAGTTGAAGCTTTGAACTTAGAAGTTGCACCTCTGAACTCGAAAGTTGAGACTTTGAACTCGGAAGTTGCACCTCTGAACTCGGAAGTTGCACCTCTGAACTCGGAAGTTGAGACTTTGAACTCGGAAATTGCACCTCTGAACTCGGAAGTTGCACCTCTGAACTCGAAAGTTGAAGCTTTGAACTTAGAAGTTGCACCTCTGAACTTGAAAGTTGAGGCTTTGAACTCGAAAGTTGCACCTCTGAACTTGGAAGTCGAGGGTTTATACCATTTCACAAAATATTTGAAACAGATGATTGGTATTTAATTAGGACTTACGTAAGAACTTTCTGAAATCCTCTTAACTACCCTGCGGGAAGCCGCAAAGCGTCTACGTGTCCTTTGTCTTGAAAAGTTTGTTACGGAGGGAAACCCTCCTGACAACTTTTCGCTGTATCTTTGTGGTTAGTTTTTCCATGATTTTGCATAAGTCCTGTCAAATTTAGGAGTGTCTACTGTGAAATTGATTTCTGAACCATCAATTCCTGTAAAAATCCAAAGGATGAAGGAAAGAGTGCGGTGGAAACATCCGAGTTTTGGACAACGGGGAATTGATCAAACCAGCATGGTTATTGATGATGGTAAGGATGATAATCCTGATTTTTCATTTATGGTTATCGGTGACAGTGGCACAAAATCTCATTACGGACATCATCCTCAACGAAAAGTCACTGAACTGATGCTTCCCCACAAAGATGATTGCCGTTTTGTGCTGCATACTGGGGATGTGATTTATGTGGTGGGTTCCCGTGAGTATTATCAAAGCAATTTTATTGAACCTTACCGAGAGTTTCTAGTAGGTGGCGAAAACCCCAAGAATATTTCTTATGACCGGATGGTGTTTAATTTACCGTTTCTGCCAGTGCTAGGCAATCATGATTATTATGATGTGCCTTTGATGTATCGTCTATTAACAGGCAGCACGTTACGGTTACGTCGTCAACTGCGTTACAAAGATTTTGAGATTGGTTGGCATGGATCAAATCAAGGTGATGCTTACTCACGAGCATTTCTTGATTATTTAGCTGCAATGTCTTCACCAGAAGATTTACAACGTCATTTAGATCAAAATTATACGGCTAAAACTGACAATGGGCGCTGTTTGAATTATCAACCGGGACAGTTCACTCGTTTACCTAACCGCTATTACACTTTTCGTTACGGTGGTATTGATTTTTTCGCTTTAGATTCCAATACCTTTAATGCACCATCACCTTTACCTGCAACTCAAGAAGGGGAAATTTATCGTCAAGAATTGCAAAAGCGTCGTCAAGAAATAGATCAAGAAGAAATACAGATTTTAGCATTAAGCGATCGCCTTAATCCCGATAACCCAGCTGAAGCTGAAAAACTTGATGAACTCAGCGCCAAATTAGATCAAATCAACGAAATCAAAATCGACATTGAAAAACAATTAAAGTCCGATACCACAACCGCGATTGATTTTGAACAACTTGATTGGCTGCGAACTCGACTCATCGAATCTTGGAACACAACGCAAGTTCGCGGCAGAATCATTTATTTTCATCATCCTCCCTACGTCACAGAAGCAACGAAGTGGAAACAAGCCCAAACTCTAGCGGTTCGTCATCGCTTGCGTTGGGTTTTAGAACAAGTGGCAGAAACTCTAGGTTCTTTAATCAAAGAACGTCCCATAGTTGATTTAATTTTCAACGGTCACGCCCATTGCTTAGAATATCTGCATACAGTTGATACAGGATACGCTGATTCACACATCAACTACATTATTTCTGGTGGTAGTGGTCATCGTCCCCGTCGTCAGCGTCCAGAGGGAACTGAATTATGGGAAAGTTTTACTAATATTTCTGGTAGTCCTACGCGTAAAGTTGCGGATTCATTATTATTTGTGGGACGCAATGGCTATGGACTTCAACAGCGATTACCTTACTCTTGTGTGCGGATTGATGTTCAAGCTGGTTCCCCACCCAAGTTTACCGTAAGACCATTGGTAGCTGAGCGTGTTGGTCAAAAATGGTGCGATCGCTCCTTGGAACCATTTGTAATTTAAATAATAGTTTACTTTATAGCGCGAACAAAGAACTTTGTGGTATCTTCCCAAACTCCTTGATCGGTTGTCAATTCTTCAATTTCTGTAATGTACTCAACTTGCAATTGATTTAATTGTTCTAGCGATAATTGTGCTAACAGTTCATTACCTTTAAAACTCATATTGATTTCTCTCCAAGATAATTTTTTATCTTTCAAATGGCGGTAACGTCCTGATGGTTCAATTTTAATGTCAATATCTCTAAAACCTGCTTGCTCTAGCAGATGATGACATTTTTCTGGAGTTCCTGGTACTTCCAAAATATGTTGTACTGATGTACCCAATACTTTAGTGTAGATGTTCTGATAAACAGTTGCTAAATAAGCAGTTTCTGGAGGAAAAGTAAATGCCACAAATCCTCCTGTTTTTAAGAAGTTATACCACTTTTGCAAAATAGCAGGGATATCAGGAAAAAGTACAATCGCTTCACAGCAAAAGATAACATCAAAACTTCCATCATTAAAGTTAAAAGATTCGGCATCTGCTTGAATCAACTCGATATTTTGTAATTGTGCTGCTACAATCTTTTGTTTTGCTTGATGCAACATTCCAGGGGTCATGTCAATTCCAATCACATAACCTTCTGAACCAGCTTTTTCAGCTGCGGGAATCGCCACTAAACCTGTACCAGTGGCCACATCTAAGATTTTCTGTCCTTGCTGAAGCGGAACAAATTCCAGTAAAATTTTAGCTTCTAGAGGATGACGAGTACCTTCCTCATAGTCATAAGTAGTTCTACTACCATAAAGTTCTCTTAGTTGTTGCTTATAACCTTCTATATTATTCATAATCAAATGTCAAATTTTTTACATTTTATAGTAACTCTTCTGCTGATGTTAAGTTGTTCGTTGTTGAATCCAACTTATACAGCACAAGCAAACTCTTCACCAAATACTGTATACGAACAACGGACTATTCACAGTCTTGATGGTATTGGTAAATATTATATGGGTCGAGAAATTGCCCAAGTTATGGGACATACAGGCGCTGGCTGGTTAGAAAGATCCAGGAGAGAAACAGAAGAACAACCTAGTAAGGTGATAACTGCAATCAACTTACAACCAAATTACGTAGTAGCAGATATTGGTGCTGGTACAGGTTACTTTAGTTTTCGTATTGCGCCATTATTAACAGCAGGAAAGGTGTTTGCTGTGGATATTCAACCAGAAATGATAGATATCATTGAGTTTTTTAAAAAAGAGAAAAACATCTCCAATGTTGAACCTGTTTTAGCAACTGTTACTAATCCCAATCTGCCAGATGAAAGTGTAGATTTAGCGTTAATGGTCGATGCTTATCATGAATTTGAGTATCCCCAAGAAGTTATGCAAGGAATTGTCAAAGCCCTGAAACCAGGTGGTAGAGTAGTGCTGGTTGAATACCGGGGCGAAAACCCCTTCATCATGATTAAACGTCTGCACAAAATGACTCAAAAGCAAGCACGTAAAGAAATGCAAGCTGTTGGTTTAGTTTGGCGTGAAACCAAAAATTTGTTACCCCAGCAGCATTTAATGGTGTTTGAAAAACTAACTTAAGATGTTGGCAAAACCAAACTAGCATTTTTAGTTGTGCTATCCCAAACTATCCAACTACAAGAACTGTCTACATCAGTTGGATTATTGGTGACTTTAAAATACAACTTTTCTGCACCTTTGGGTTCGATCGCAAAGTCAGCATTTTGAGCGTAAACAACTTTAAAACCTTTGTCTCGCAAACAATACATTGCCCACGCTTTCAATGATTGTTTATGTGGTTCGTGGGGAATTGGTGGTTTTGTAATTGTTTGTTCAATAACCTGATATATTTGCATTGATTTTTTAATTTCAGTAAATACTTTTGGTTTTCATTATTTATTTTATACAAATTTAGAGGTTATACCATTTCACGAAATTATAGTAGCTTTGCTTTTTTCAATCAACTCATCTAGCGATCGCACTCTAAAAGTTTAGTTTAGGCTAGTTCGCAAGCAATGCGATCGCTGAATTAGAGATAATATTTATATGATTAAGTAATTCTCTATCATCTATGACTCAAGCCATACCCAAGCTAGTAACCTTTGAGGAATTTGTCGATTGGCTGCCTGAAAACGTCGGAGTACGCTACGAACTGCATAATGGAAGTATTGTGAAAATGGCACAACCAGTAGGAGACCACGAAGAAGTTAAAAGCTTTCTAGGTGTCGAAATTCCTGTTGAAATTAAACGTCTAGGATTGCCCTACGGTATCCCTAACCAAGTTATAGTTAGACCTCCTGAAAAAGATTCTGGTTATTTTCCAGATGTGTTGGTGCTAAATCGGGCAAATCTGGCAAATGAACCATTGTGGAAAAAAGAATCTACCCTAAGTTTGGGTGCATCAATACCTTTAATTATCGAAGTAGTATCAACTAACTGGCGGGACGATTACTATATAAAATACGCTGACTATGAAGAGATGGGTATCCCCGAATACTGGATTGTCGATTACGCTGCCTTGGGTGGACGCAATTTTATTGGCAACCCCAAACAACCGACAATCTCTGTCTGTAACTTGGTTGATGGAGAATATCAGATAAATAAGTTTCGAGATAGCGAGATCATTATCTCCCAAGCTTTTCCCCAATTGCAGCTCACGCCAACCCAGATTTTTCAAGCTGGTTTGGTGTAGCGTTTAATTCGTAATTCGTAATTCGTAATTTTTATACTGCTAATACTTTATTGATTTGAAATTGGTGTTTTATCCACAAAGCGATCGCCTAATTAATGCAAAAATAACTATATAATCTGGCATTTGCAGGTTTTTAAGCTTAACTAACAGCGGCTTCTAATAATTTAATTGTCCCAGTGTCAGCATCAATTTCAACTTCTACACCAACTGGTACGGTAAATTTATTTTGAATATGACCAATCATCGAACCATACCAGCCAGGAATGCTCAAAGGCAATATGTGGTCTTGTAATACTTGCATTAAAGTAAATGATGGTTCATCCCCTAGACTACAATCAGTGCATTGTCCAAAGATAAAACCAGCAATTTGGTTAAGTATACCGGCATTTTTTAACTGAGTCAGCATTCGGTCAATTCGATAAACATCTTCGTTTACGTCTTCTATAAACAAAATGCTTTTGTACCAAGAAGGTAAATAAGGTGAACCTACCATCGCCGATAACACCGACAAGTTACCACCCATAAGTTTACCTTTCGCCTTTCCTGGTGCTATTGTCTGCACTTGCACATCGCTAGGCTGGAAAGTTGCCATTGTTACAGCTTCGCCATGAAAGAGAATGCGCTTGAGGTAATCTGTAGTAAAAGTATTCCAGGTAGAGATGGCATTGGGGCCGTGAAAAGTCATCACCCGACTACGAGCATAAATTGCTAGTACCAAGGCAGTAACATCACTGTAGCCAATGATAATTTTGGGATGAGAGCGAATTAAGGTGTAATTCAGTAACGGTAACAGGCGATTACATCCCCAACCACCACGCATAGTCATTATCGCTTTCACGGAGCGATCGCTAAACATACTATTTATATCTTGAGCGCGATCGGCATCTTTACCTGCTAAATAACCATAACGGTCTGCAATATGCGCCCCAAGTTTGACTTTTAATCCTAATTTTGTAATTGATTGCTTCGCTGTTGCAATATCTTCTAAATCAACGATACCCGCTGGGGCAATCAATCCTACAGTATCACCAACTTGCAAACGGGGCGGTTTAAGAATGATATTGGGCGATAATTGCTGTTCTTGAGCAGCAAGTGGTGAAATTTGGGTAGCTAAGGTAGCTAATCCGCAGGTGGTAATAAATTGTCGGCGCTTCATCTTCATGATGAAAGTTTAGCCTCACATTTGCGACATTTCTATCTCAAGACTCGATAATCTATCTCAGAAGAAGTATGCTGCTGTTCTATTGAGCGATACAGTTAAAAAGAAAGATTTCCAGGAGGTAACAGTGGCGCGTAAACGTTTGATTATCGAGATGGGGATGGGAATAGATCAGCATGGACAAGAGCCAACTGTAGCAGCAGCCAGAGCTGTACGTAACGCGATCGCTCACAATGCTTTACTCGGTGTTTGGGAAGTCGCTGGTTTAAGTAATCCTGATGAGATGATTGTCGAAGTTAAAATAGCAGTGCCCTATCCAGAACAAGTCAGAGAAGCAGAAGTATTAGCTGTATTACCATTTGGTAAAAAAAGCCTCAGCGTAGAATTTGGAGGAATGGTAGTGCAAGGACGAGCGATCGCCTCTCTCAATGATAAAAATGATGAAATGTTGATTGCGATCGCAGCGGTTACAGTTTTGGTTGAAAATTAACTCTTAACTTTGGCAAAATTTAGCTCTTGGGACTGAAAGTTTCTGCAAAATCTCTATCTAATTCTTTTTTAGATAAGATCAGGACAGGCAAATTCAGATAATCGCTACCTAGAGCAGATTTATGACATTAGAAATCCAGAGAACACCGACTTCTACTTTAGAGATAACCGAAGAAAAGCAAGAATTTAATTGGAGACAATGTTGGTATCCTGTCTGTTTTGTACAAGACTTACCAAAAAACGTTCCTTACAGTTTTTCTTTATACGATGAACCTTTTGTTTTATTTACAAACAAAGATGGACAATTAATTTGTTTAACAGATCGTTGTTCTCACCGTGCGGCTAGACTCTCTGACGGACAAATTATTGATGGCAAAATTGAATGTTCATATCATGGTTGGCAGTTTGGTCAAAATGGTGAATGTTTACATATTCCTCAGTTGCCTGCGGATGCAAAAATTCCCGCTAGTGCTTGTATAGAGTCATTTCAAGTTGTAGAACATCAAGGCATCATTTGGATCTGGGCGCAAGCAAGTGAAGCTGGCAAAGAGGAACTTATCCCAACTTTAGCTGACTTAGAAAACCCGATATTTGTCAGCACAGATTACATGCGCGACCTTCCTTATGACCAAAGCTATTTTATAGAAAATATCATTGACCCAGCTCATGTTCCCATTAGTCATGATGGCATTATGGGAAGACGAGACGATGCCCAACCATTAGAAATGGAAGTCGTTGAAAGCTCAAACAAAGGGATTCGAGGCAGATATAAGTATACGCGAACACCGAATGCCTCTTGGAATTATTTAGATTTTATTGCTCCCAATTTAATTACTTATAAAATCAATATTGTCCAGAAAGGTTGGCAAGGAGGAGTGGCTTTATATTCCATTCCTTTAGGTAAAGATAGATGCCGAATTTTACTAAGAAATTATGGTAATTTCTTCACTTGGAAACTCAAGAACATGCCTCTTTGGCTAGACCATATTTTAGTAAGAAACAAAATCTTAGAAGGAGATTTACAACTTGTTGTGCAGCAAAAGGCTCAAGTTGAGCGCTTGGGAGAAAATCTCAAACAAGTCTATTTACCACTCAAAACCTCTGATACATTGGTAATTGAATACCGCAAATGGCTGGATAAATTTGGTTCATCTTTACCTTTTTATCAAGGCTATGCTTCAGCAAAAAACATAGATGGAGGTGAATTTAATACAAATTTGACACCTTTAGACAGATTTGCACAACATACGCAAATTTGTAATTCTTGCAATCAAGCTTATCAAACCACAAATAAACTGAAACAAACTTTTATCGGAGTAGCGATCGCTTTTGCAGCTATAGCCATATTAGTCGATGCTTATTACCTCAAAATAGCCACAGTCTCCGCTGCATTATTAGCAGTTGGTTTGGCAGTTTTTGCCCAGAAACTTAAAATTAAGTTTGAACGCTCTTATACTCGTCACTAATTTCATTAACATTAGCAAATGTCACAATTGAATATTATGAACACCCAAGAACAAAACTGGATAAATTTATTCGGTAATCATAGTCTTGAAGATATTGCTTGGTATGGAACATGGACTAAATATGCTCCCAATAAAAAAGTTATCAGTTCCTTTCAAGGTGTGAGAAAATTTCGTACTAATAAAGATAAAACCTTGATTGACCATACTAATACTTATACATACGCTGATGGCAGCACAGAAGAGAAAAACTGGCAACTTGAGAAGCAGACTTGTAACCAATCTGACGGTGTAATTCATGTCGCCGTACCTTCTATGAGGTCGCTATCTTTTGGTCAAGGTGCAAGTGCTTGGTTCAGCCAAACATGGGAAATGGGAAAAATGTTTGGAGCAGAGTTGTTTTTTCAACATGAAAATTGGCGAACTAGTGTTAGTACTATTTATGGAGAAAATGGCGATTTAGAAAGAATTACTCATATTCGAGAACATCTAGGTAGCTTCCCCATCGAATCTCCTGGTTTAGAAATAGAAGCAATTGATGGCAAGTGGACAGGAGAAAAAAAGTATATGACTCCTGATTTAATTATTTCGGATACCGAATTAATTGCAGAACTGATATTAGTTCCTATAAAAGGTATCAATAAAACTATATTTTTGCCTGATGGTGTAGTTGTAAATGCTCCAAAAAAATTGGAAAATAATCAAGAGTTTCAGATGACAACTGGCAAATTTGTGTCTCCAGAAATCTTTAAAAGATTTACAGTAAAATATAATCAATTGGGTAATTTTCAACAATTGATTTCTGAAACATTTCATCGTCAAGTTTAAAAACAAAATCTATAGAACTCCTATTTGATTTTTGAACACGATTTAGTACGTATCTACCCCTTCTTAACTGTTCCGTTCCCTGTTTCCTGTTCCCTGTTCCCTATCTACACAAATAAATTCACCGAATCAAATCGGATTACTATATTGTCTGAAAAATTCTAAAACCTATGTCTGAAAATCAGCCAATTCAGTATCCCCCTGTTGTAGAAAAAGTTGCCATCATTGGTGCTGGTCTTGGTGGTTTAGCAGTGGCGATCGCTTTACGAAAACAAGGTATTGATACCCAAGTTTACGAAAAAGCCCATTCTTTGCGACCAGTCGGCGCAGGATTGACGCTGTTTCCCAACGGCTTGAATAGTTTAGAGGCGATCGCTCCTGGGATAGTTGATTCTTTAAAACACGCAGCTAGCCAAACCCGCGTCACCAACTTTAAAAAAAACACCGGAGAGATGATTGCCCAAAACTCAATCACTCTTATGGAAAAATACGGGCAACCAATGTTAAACATTCGATGGTCACGTTTACAAG contains the following coding sequences:
- a CDS encoding Lin0512 family protein gives rise to the protein MARKRLIIEMGMGIDQHGQEPTVAAARAVRNAIAHNALLGVWEVAGLSNPDEMIVEVKIAVPYPEQVREAEVLAVLPFGKKSLSVEFGGMVVQGRAIASLNDKNDEMLIAIAAVTVLVEN
- a CDS encoding Rieske 2Fe-2S domain-containing protein; this encodes MTLEIQRTPTSTLEITEEKQEFNWRQCWYPVCFVQDLPKNVPYSFSLYDEPFVLFTNKDGQLICLTDRCSHRAARLSDGQIIDGKIECSYHGWQFGQNGECLHIPQLPADAKIPASACIESFQVVEHQGIIWIWAQASEAGKEELIPTLADLENPIFVSTDYMRDLPYDQSYFIENIIDPAHVPISHDGIMGRRDDAQPLEMEVVESSNKGIRGRYKYTRTPNASWNYLDFIAPNLITYKINIVQKGWQGGVALYSIPLGKDRCRILLRNYGNFFTWKLKNMPLWLDHILVRNKILEGDLQLVVQQKAQVERLGENLKQVYLPLKTSDTLVIEYRKWLDKFGSSLPFYQGYASAKNIDGGEFNTNLTPLDRFAQHTQICNSCNQAYQTTNKLKQTFIGVAIAFAAIAILVDAYYLKIATVSAALLAVGLAVFAQKLKIKFERSYTRH
- a CDS encoding DUF3598 family protein, with amino-acid sequence MSQLNIMNTQEQNWINLFGNHSLEDIAWYGTWTKYAPNKKVISSFQGVRKFRTNKDKTLIDHTNTYTYADGSTEEKNWQLEKQTCNQSDGVIHVAVPSMRSLSFGQGASAWFSQTWEMGKMFGAELFFQHENWRTSVSTIYGENGDLERITHIREHLGSFPIESPGLEIEAIDGKWTGEKKYMTPDLIISDTELIAELILVPIKGINKTIFLPDGVVVNAPKKLENNQEFQMTTGKFVSPEIFKRFTVKYNQLGNFQQLISETFHRQV